ACCACCCAAGCGCGGTAAAGCTTGCGGAACAAGCCGCGCGAAACCAGTAAAAGCAGAACACCAATGGCGCTGCCTACCAGATGCGAGGCTTCAACAAAGGACAGCGGCAAAACATCCTTCAAAACGCCAAGGTTCTGTGACCCAGCAGGCAGCGCCCCTGACACCAGCAGGATCACCCCGGCCACCGCTGCCACACCGGCCGCAACAATCGGCACCATTGGCCGGATCGCGCGGTACACCCAGGTTGCAGCCCCGCTGATCCGGCGGCGTTGTGTCAGTGCCGACGCCACAGCAATCGACAGGCTGGCAATTGTGAATGGCAGAAAAGTATAAACCACACGATACAACAACAGCGCGGCAATAACGTCGGATCGTCCCGATGCCCCTAGCCCGGCAATCAGTGTCGCTTCGAACACGCCAATCCCACCCGGTGCGTGGCTGAGGATACCTACAGCGATAGCGGCAATAAAAATCGTGAAGAAATACGGGTAGCCAACGCCCAGATCGTCCGGCATCAGGACATACAACACCATGGATGCGCCGAACAGATCGCCAATCGCGGCCAGCGTCAGAAGGCTAGCAAGTTTTCCGCCCGGCAGGTTGAACCCCACACCGGCCAATGAAAACCGCCGTCCACCGGTGGACAACCAGATGAAGAGGACAAGCAGCCCACCCAGCAGACACAGCCCGATGGCGGTTTCCACTGTTGCGCTGACCGGTACCACCTTCGAGATGCCGTCGGGATGAAAGGTCAACAACAGACCCACTATCAGAACCAGACCCATCCAGAACGCCACCCAAGAGGTCGCAATCACCCCGGCCACGCGCCCCAGATCCAGACCAAGCGATGCATAGATCCGATACCGGATCGCGGTTCCGGTGATGTAAGAGAAACCGAGGCAATTTGATACAGCATAACCGCTGGCTCCTGCCATTCCGGCCACCGGCAAGGGTACTTTGCCATCAGCCACGCTCTGCACAGCGAACACGTCGTAAAGTGACAAGGAAAAGAAACTGAACGCCGTCCAGCACAGCGCAATGAACATCAGTTTCCAAGACGTCGCCGAAATGTCGTTCTGCACATCCGACCATTTCACATGGGCCGACAACTCGTGCAAAACCGTCAGTGCAATGCCCGTTACGACAATGGGTATAGCGATGCGCAGCCAGGGCTTCTCCAGAATTGCCGTAATACGTTCTGCCCATTGCAAGGCGAGCGGTTCGTCAGATTTCTGCGAAGTGGTCATGCTGCACGTCCCTGCCTGTCTGCAAATCCAATCGATCCAGCGATTGCTTTGTCATATTTTGCCCAGAAACACTGGCACAAATTGTTTTCATCTCAAAGCACTAGAGCCGCCCCTTTCGCGTGGACAACAACAGATTCGTCTCGGATCGTGTGATACCGTCAAAGCGGCGGATCTGAAACAGAACCTCATCCAGCTCGGCCAGGGTTTCGGCAGAGATCTCGGCTATCAGATCCCAACTGCCATTGGTCGAATGCACTGCTGTCACCTGCCGCAAGGCCGCTATACGCGCCATGACACGTTCTGTCCCGCGCCCTTCAATCTCCAGCATCATCAAACCACGCACCGGACTTTGCGCCAGATCCCGTCGGGTGAGAACGGTGAAGCCGACAATTTCTCCGGACTGTTTCAGCCGCTGCAACCTGCTACGCACCGTGGTGCGCGTCACGCCGAGCGTTTCTGACAGCTCAGACAGGCTGGCGCGCGCATCACGTTGCAACGCATTGAGCAATCGATTGTCCAAATCGTCCATATCTTTTTCTCATTAAGGACTTTCTTGACCCATTTTGAGCATTTTGCTGCCTTCACGCAAGACACTCTGCCAGCCTAAATGAGCATATGGACATGAAAACTATCATATTGGTGGGCGTCCCCATGGACGCCGGAAAACGTCGTCAGGGATGCCGGATGGGCCCAGACGCTTATCGTGTGGCCGGGCTGCAAGAGGCTTTGACCGATCTTGGCCATTCCGTTCAGGACCAGGGTGACGTGATCCCGGACGAGACCGGCCTAGTCGACCACCCTCACCTCTTTTCCTTGCCCGAATGTGTGGGCTGGACCCGCGCTCTCAGCACGACGGCGCAGGCGGCCGCGCGTCAGGGCGTACCTATTTTCATGGGCGGCGATCATGCATTGTCCATGGGCACCGTCGCCGGGATGGCCGCATATGCGGCACAGGTCGAAAGGCCGCTGTTTGTGCTCTGGTTAGACGCCCATAGCGACTTTCACACACCAGACAGCACAGGCAGCGGCAACTTGCACGGAACACCGGTGGCCTATTTTACGGGCAGACCCGGTTTTGATGCCTTTCCCCCCCTGTCTGCCAAGGTTCCAACGGACCGCGTTGGAATGATTGGCCTGCGCTCCGTCGATCCAGCTGAACGTTCGGCACTCGAGCAAGACCACGCCATGCTGGCCGACATGCGCAGTATTGATGAGCATGGGATAAAGGCACCTCTGCTGGCCTTTCTGGACCGGGTGCGCGCCGAAAATGCCTTGCTGCATGTGTCGCTGGATGTTGACTTCCTCGATCCCGCCATAGCGCCCGCCGTTGGCACTACGGTTCCTGGCGGGGCGACCGAGCGCGAAGCCCATCTTGTGATGGAATTGCTGCACGAAAGCGGGCTGGTCAGTTCGTTGGATCTTGTTGAATTGAACCCGTTTCTGGATGAACGGGGTCGCACCGCCAAACTTATGGTCGATCTGGCCGCCTCACTTATGGGCCGCCGCATCTTTGACCGCCCCACCCGGAGTTTCTGATGCTGTCGCTGCAAGCACCCTCTGCTGCTGTCATGATCCGGCCCCATGCTTTTGCGTCCAACCCGGAAACACGCGATGACAATGCGTTTCAAACACTTAGCGGCACCTCTGCCAACGCTACCTCTGCAGCGGCCAGGGATGAGCATGATCAGGCCGTACGGCAGTTACGGGACGCAGGCATTACCGTACATGTATTTGACGATTTCGGCGACCTGAACACACCCGACAGCGTATTTCCAAATAACTGGTTTTCAACGCATCCCGGCGGTCATATCGCGATATACCCAATGTTTGTTCCTTCTCGCCGCCGCGAACGCCGAACCGGTGTCATTGAACTGCTCAAACAAAAGTACCGCGTTCAGGACGTCATAGATTATTCCGGACTGGAGCAAGACAACCTTGCGCTGGAAGGGACAGGTGCGATGGTGTTGGATCACGTTGGGCGTATCGCCTACACGGTTACGTCCAACCGCGCTGACCCAGTCTTGTTGGAACGGTTTTGCACACATTTTAACTATGAGCCGATTGCATTCGAAGCCCGCGACGCCACAGGCCGAGACGTTTATCACACCAATGTATTGATGGGCATCGGGACCCAGTATGCTTTGATCTGCCTCGACATGATTCCTGACCCTGATCGGCGCGCAACTGTTCGTGACCGGTTAGAGGAATCTGGGCGAACCGTGATTGACCTGACACACAAACAAATTGCTGAGTTTGCAGGCAACGCGATTGAGTTGACAGGGCGCGACGGATTGGTGCTCGCGTTGTCGAGCAGAGCGCTTGCTGCCCTTACCCCGGATCAAGTCGTTACAATTCGGGAAAGCGCAACACCCTTGCCACTTTCCGTTCCAACAATCGAAACAGCCGGTGGTTCGGTTCGCTGCATGATCGCAGGCGTCCACCTTTCCCGCCGATAGGAGAAAGCACTATGCAACCATCCGACAAGGCCCTGGTGCCGTTTGTATCCGTCGACAACATGATGCGATTGGTTCATCACATCGGCGTCGAGCAAATGATCACGCAAATCGCCGCACAGATCGAAGCTGATTTCAAACGGTGGGAGAGTTTTGACAAAACCCCGCGTATTCCGGCGCATTCACCGCACGGTGTGATCGAATTGATGCCGACCTCCGATGGTGAGGCTTATGGCTTCAAATACGTGAATGGCCATCCCAAGAATACCTCAGAAGGTTTGCAAACGGTCACGGCATTTGGTCTGTTGGCAGATGTTTATACTGGCTATCCAACCCTGCTAACCGAGATGACGCTGTTGACCGCCCTGCGCACAGCGGCAACCTCGGCATTGGTTGGGCGTTATCTCGCCCCAACAAACGCCACCACGATGGCGATGATCGGCAATGGCGCGCAGTCTGAATTCCAGTGTATGGCCTTTAAGGCAATGTGCGGCATCAGTACCGTCCGGCTCTACGATACTGACCCGAACGCAACGGCAAAATGTGCGAAGAACCTGCAGGGTAAGGATTTGACTGTTGTTCCCTGCACCACGCCAGAGGAGGCCATCGAAGGTGCCCAGATCATCACCACCTGCACCGCGGACAAGAAATACGCCACGATCCTGACCGATAACATGGTCGGCCCCGGTGTTCACATCAATGCCATCGGTGGCGACTGTCCGGGCAAAACGGAACTTCATCGAGATATTCTGCTTCGCTCAGATATTTTTGTCGAATATCCCGAGCAGACCAGAATCGAGGGTGAAATTCAGGCCCTGGAGGCAGATCATCCGGTAACTGAGATGTGGCAGGTCATCACTGGCGCGGCCAAAGGGCGTGTCGATGATCGTCAGATTACGCTGTTCGACAGCGTAGGTTTCGCAATCGAAGATTTCTCGGCCCTGCGCTATGTAACGCAAGCGATCGAAGGCACAGGTTTCTTTGAGCCTTTGGACATGCTGGCCGATCCCGATGATCCGCGCGATCTATTCGGAATGCTGATGCGGGCCGGGTAAGGCGTTGTCATGGGAGCTCTGCCCCCGCCGCGCTGCGCGCGCCTCCCCCGAGGTATTTTCAGCCAGATGAAGATCGGATCCCTTGCTTCATCTGGCCATAAATACCTTGGAGCGCGAGGCAGAGCCTCGCTTCCCTGCTAACCCGCAAGCGACGGCAGGTAGAGCACTATCCCCGGGAATGCCACAAGCATTGCAATCGTCATCGCATCGGCGATGAAAAACGGTGTCACGCCTTTGAACACGTCCTGAACGCTCAGGTCCGGGCGCACCCCGGCCACGACAAAGCAATTCAGCCCAATGGGCGGCGTGATCAGACAGAACTCGGCCATCTTGACCACCAAAATACCAAACCAGATGGCGCACATTGGGCCAGACATGCCAAAGGCGCTGTCGGCTGCGCTGACGGTCTCACCTCCGTTCAGGGCCATGACCGCTGGATAGACAACAGGCAATGTCAGCAGCAGCATCCCAATTGCGTCCATGAACATGCCCAGCACTGCGTAGGCCAGAAGGATGCAGATCAGGATCATCATCGGGGACATCTCAAGCCCGGTAATCCAGTCGGAAAATGCGCCGGGGAGGTCTGCGAAGCCCAGAAACCGCACGTAGATCAAAACACCCCAGATGATCGAAAAGATCATCGCCGTCAGTTTGGCAGTTTCCAAAAGCGCGGATTTGAATTCCTTCCAGCGCATTCCGTGAAACAGGGCGAAACAGAACACAATGAAGGCCCCGATTGCGCCGCCTTCCGTAGGGGTGCCCCAGGCTTTGTCTCCGAACGGGTTGTAGACAAAGCAAATGATGATCAGGATCACGGCCACAATTGGTATCGCACCAGGCAAAGCGGAGAAACGCTCTTTCCAGGTAAAGCCTGTGACAGGTGGGCCAACGGTTTTGAAGATCACTGCAATCCCGACAATCAGCAGGCCATAGATGATTGCAGAAAACGCACCCGGTATGAACCCGGCCAACAGCAGCTTGCCCACGTCCTGCTCGACGATGATGGCGTAGATCACCAGAATGGCCGAGGGCGGGATGAGCGAGGCCAGCGTGCCCCCCGCAGCGACAACACCCGCTGCAAAGCGTTTGTTATAGCCCACTTTCAGCATCTCTGGAATCGCGATGCGGGCAAAGACGGCAGAAGTGGCAACCGACGCCCCGGATACGGCGGCAAAACCAGCCGTTGCGAAAATCGTAGACACGGCAAGCCCGCCCGGAACCCAGGCCACCCAACGTTTGGCGGCTTCGAACAAGGCGCGCGTCAGGCCCGCGTAGTAGGCCAGGTAGCCAATCAGGATGAAGGTTGGGATCAGGCTGAGCGTATGCGCTGCAACCTTGGAATGCGGAACCTGCCCCGCGGTCTTGACCGCAACCGTCAAGGCTTTGCCAAACCGGTCCGGGTCATAGCCAAACTTGGCCCAGAATATCCAAACAAGCCCAACCAAACCCGCAAGCCCTGCTGCGAAAGCCACCCGCATACCGGCAACAACCAGAACCAGCAGACCGCCTGTGACCCAGAGGCCAATATCAATCGTGTCCATGTTCTAGTCCTGCCCTTCGAACTGCTCGGCCTCAGCCGCCGCTTGGGCCGCAGCATCCTGAAGGAGCGGCACCGCAACAGGGGTCTCGAGCCCCAGCACAAATGCACGCCCATAGCCCCACACCTGAAGCACCAGCCGTGCGCACAGCACTGAAAAGGCGACGGGTGCCAACAGCTTGGCAGGCCACAGAGGAATACCGATGTCGATGGAACTGTCCCTGCTCCAGAGCGGCGCACCAAAATCGAAAGATCGGTCGAAGTGGGACCAGCTGCCCCAAACCAGTGCAAGCATCAACACCAGGATCAGAAGGACCGAGATCAGCTCGAACAGCCACAAAGCCCGACCGTGAAGCCGCGAGATGACGATGTCCATGCGGATATGCCCACCATCACGCTGCACGAATGAGATGCCCAGAAAGGCAATCAAAGGCATCGCCTGTTCGATCCAGTCGACATAACCGGGCAACGGCGCATTCAAAGCGTTGCGCCCGCTGACGGAGACCACGGCCAATACCATCAGACCAAAAACCGCCAGGCCGCTGATTAATGCAAGAAAACGTTCAAGCTTTAACAAATGCCGGTCCAGCTGGCTCAGACGGCTTCCGTCTTCCAGCACCGTGGCCTGTCCTGCCATTCCGGTCGTTCCTTGTTATTTGAGAGAGAACCGGGCACCCAACGGGGCACCCGGCTTAAAGGATCAGTTACCGCCGCGCTGTTGCTGCAGCGTGGATTGAACCAGATCATACAGATCTTGAGCCGGCAGCCCCTGATCCGACATATCCGCAATCCACTTTTCCCGGATCGGATCTGCGGCCTTGGTGCGGAATTCCTCGATCACGGCGTCGTCAATCATGACCTTCTGCACGCCTTTTTCTTCAAGGACGCTGTCCCACTGTTCCAGTAGGCCGCCGTAGTTTGCCAGATAGTGATCAATCGCCTCGTCAATTGAGCTATCCAGCGCTTCGCGATGCTCGGCAGGCAGCGCTTCGTAGGCGTCGATATTCACAACCACAGGACAGTTCACCGTGCCGGGGTTTAGGTTGGCCGTCCACCAATCGGCCTCATTGATCGTGCCAAAAGACAGATGCGCGTGCTGGGCGAAGGCCACTGTGTCCACAACACCCGATTCCATCGCGTTGAAGGCTTCGGTCGCGGGGACCGAAGTCGGCACACCGCCCACTGCCTCAAAGGCCTGGCCCAACCCACCAGTTGCACGAACCCGCATTCCATCGAATTCCGCCAACTGATCACGGGGTTCGCCCGTGCCCACGATATTATACTGGGGCATAGGTGAGGTCATGATGATGCGGGCATTCCACTGCGCCATCTCATCCTTGACTGCTGGATGGTCGTACACCGCGTGGCTGACAGCGACCTCTTCTTCAAGGTTGTTCACACCAAGAAACGGCAGTTCCAGCACAGTGATCGCGCGGTTTTTGTCGCGATGATAGCCAGCGCAGAACTGAGCCATCTCGAAAGCCCCGATTTCGATGCCGTCCAGATTTTCGCGCGGCTTGGATAGGCCACCGTAGCTGACATTGATCGTAAAGTCCCCGCCGGTCTTTTCACTTACCAGCTCAGCGAGCTTTTCGACATGTTCGGTGAACGCGCGGCGCTTGCCCCAAACGGATGCATTCCACTCGGTCGCGGCAGCTTCGCCAACGAACGCAAAGCTAATGGCGGCAACGGCGGCACCGCTCAACATCTTATTCATGATTTTCTCTCCCTTTGGCGCGCCTCTTCCCGAAGCGCTTGCAAAAGAAGCTAGCGCCAACATTGGGATGTGCCAAC
The genomic region above belongs to Ruegeria sp. HKCCD4315 and contains:
- a CDS encoding Lrp/AsnC family transcriptional regulator, with translation MDDLDNRLLNALQRDARASLSELSETLGVTRTTVRSRLQRLKQSGEIVGFTVLTRRDLAQSPVRGLMMLEIEGRGTERVMARIAALRQVTAVHSTNGSWDLIAEISAETLAELDEVLFQIRRFDGITRSETNLLLSTRKGRL
- the rocF gene encoding arginase — protein: MDMKTIILVGVPMDAGKRRQGCRMGPDAYRVAGLQEALTDLGHSVQDQGDVIPDETGLVDHPHLFSLPECVGWTRALSTTAQAAARQGVPIFMGGDHALSMGTVAGMAAYAAQVERPLFVLWLDAHSDFHTPDSTGSGNLHGTPVAYFTGRPGFDAFPPLSAKVPTDRVGMIGLRSVDPAERSALEQDHAMLADMRSIDEHGIKAPLLAFLDRVRAENALLHVSLDVDFLDPAIAPAVGTTVPGGATEREAHLVMELLHESGLVSSLDLVELNPFLDERGRTAKLMVDLAASLMGRRIFDRPTRSF
- the ctlX gene encoding citrulline utilization hydrolase CtlX, with the translated sequence MLSLQAPSAAVMIRPHAFASNPETRDDNAFQTLSGTSANATSAAARDEHDQAVRQLRDAGITVHVFDDFGDLNTPDSVFPNNWFSTHPGGHIAIYPMFVPSRRRERRTGVIELLKQKYRVQDVIDYSGLEQDNLALEGTGAMVLDHVGRIAYTVTSNRADPVLLERFCTHFNYEPIAFEARDATGRDVYHTNVLMGIGTQYALICLDMIPDPDRRATVRDRLEESGRTVIDLTHKQIAEFAGNAIELTGRDGLVLALSSRALAALTPDQVVTIRESATPLPLSVPTIETAGGSVRCMIAGVHLSRR
- a CDS encoding ornithine cyclodeaminase, giving the protein MQPSDKALVPFVSVDNMMRLVHHIGVEQMITQIAAQIEADFKRWESFDKTPRIPAHSPHGVIELMPTSDGEAYGFKYVNGHPKNTSEGLQTVTAFGLLADVYTGYPTLLTEMTLLTALRTAATSALVGRYLAPTNATTMAMIGNGAQSEFQCMAFKAMCGISTVRLYDTDPNATAKCAKNLQGKDLTVVPCTTPEEAIEGAQIITTCTADKKYATILTDNMVGPGVHINAIGGDCPGKTELHRDILLRSDIFVEYPEQTRIEGEIQALEADHPVTEMWQVITGAAKGRVDDRQITLFDSVGFAIEDFSALRYVTQAIEGTGFFEPLDMLADPDDPRDLFGMLMRAG
- a CDS encoding TRAP transporter large permease, with the protein product MDTIDIGLWVTGGLLVLVVAGMRVAFAAGLAGLVGLVWIFWAKFGYDPDRFGKALTVAVKTAGQVPHSKVAAHTLSLIPTFILIGYLAYYAGLTRALFEAAKRWVAWVPGGLAVSTIFATAGFAAVSGASVATSAVFARIAIPEMLKVGYNKRFAAGVVAAGGTLASLIPPSAILVIYAIIVEQDVGKLLLAGFIPGAFSAIIYGLLIVGIAVIFKTVGPPVTGFTWKERFSALPGAIPIVAVILIIICFVYNPFGDKAWGTPTEGGAIGAFIVFCFALFHGMRWKEFKSALLETAKLTAMIFSIIWGVLIYVRFLGFADLPGAFSDWITGLEMSPMMILICILLAYAVLGMFMDAIGMLLLTLPVVYPAVMALNGGETVSAADSAFGMSGPMCAIWFGILVVKMAEFCLITPPIGLNCFVVAGVRPDLSVQDVFKGVTPFFIADAMTIAMLVAFPGIVLYLPSLAG
- a CDS encoding TRAP transporter small permease, encoding MAGQATVLEDGSRLSQLDRHLLKLERFLALISGLAVFGLMVLAVVSVSGRNALNAPLPGYVDWIEQAMPLIAFLGISFVQRDGGHIRMDIVISRLHGRALWLFELISVLLILVLMLALVWGSWSHFDRSFDFGAPLWSRDSSIDIGIPLWPAKLLAPVAFSVLCARLVLQVWGYGRAFVLGLETPVAVPLLQDAAAQAAAEAEQFEGQD
- the dctP gene encoding TRAP transporter substrate-binding protein DctP, with the protein product MNKMLSGAAVAAISFAFVGEAAATEWNASVWGKRRAFTEHVEKLAELVSEKTGGDFTINVSYGGLSKPRENLDGIEIGAFEMAQFCAGYHRDKNRAITVLELPFLGVNNLEEEVAVSHAVYDHPAVKDEMAQWNARIIMTSPMPQYNIVGTGEPRDQLAEFDGMRVRATGGLGQAFEAVGGVPTSVPATEAFNAMESGVVDTVAFAQHAHLSFGTINEADWWTANLNPGTVNCPVVVNIDAYEALPAEHREALDSSIDEAIDHYLANYGGLLEQWDSVLEEKGVQKVMIDDAVIEEFRTKAADPIREKWIADMSDQGLPAQDLYDLVQSTLQQQRGGN